A genome region from Clostridium sp. JN-9 includes the following:
- the amrA gene encoding AmmeMemoRadiSam system protein A, which yields MSLNGYYLLPHPPIIIPEVGRGEEGKIKDTIKSFYEIGREIAEKAPDTIVVVTPHGTMFQDAIALSYENEIYGDLSNFGVTNVSMKLTVNKGLTSKIYETAYEKGISAVMVTNQLLSRYNTSDFLDHGAMVPLYFINKFYSKYKIVHITYAPLSDIDLYKFGMCIRKAADDLKVNAVIIASGDLSHKLKDDGPYGYSPFGEKFDKEFLAHLKEGNVEKVFSMDKELICNAGQCGRPSAEVLLGTLDGKKFKGDLLSYEGTFRVGYGVMRFNVISEDSSKVEKLELLRLQDYEKRVRSGGPYVRLARESLTTYLNTGHVMKTIPDYVTDDMKNTRRGVFVSLKKHGDLRGCIGTIFPATVSIAEEIIRNAVEAGINDPRFNEVEKEELMDISFSVDVLTEPELCSKDELNPKEYGVIVKSKGKTGLLLPDLEGVDTIEEQVSIALKKAGIRPYDEYSTERFKVIRYKEG from the coding sequence ATGAGTCTAAATGGTTACTATCTGCTTCCTCATCCTCCTATAATAATTCCAGAGGTTGGACGTGGAGAAGAAGGAAAGATAAAAGATACCATCAAAAGCTTTTATGAAATTGGACGAGAAATTGCTGAAAAGGCTCCTGATACCATTGTGGTGGTGACTCCCCATGGTACCATGTTTCAGGATGCAATTGCACTGAGTTATGAAAATGAAATCTATGGCGATTTGAGTAACTTTGGAGTTACTAATGTTTCTATGAAGCTGACTGTGAACAAGGGACTTACAAGTAAAATTTATGAGACTGCATATGAGAAAGGTATATCTGCAGTTATGGTGACAAATCAGCTATTAAGCAGATATAATACTTCTGATTTTTTAGATCATGGAGCTATGGTTCCATTGTATTTTATAAACAAGTTCTACAGTAAATATAAAATTGTGCACATTACATATGCTCCTTTAAGTGATATTGATTTGTATAAGTTTGGTATGTGTATAAGAAAGGCAGCAGATGATTTAAAAGTAAATGCAGTTATTATAGCCAGCGGAGATCTGTCTCATAAATTAAAGGATGATGGACCTTATGGATATAGCCCATTTGGTGAGAAGTTTGATAAGGAATTCCTTGCACATTTAAAAGAAGGAAATGTTGAGAAAGTATTCAGTATGGATAAAGAACTTATATGTAACGCAGGACAGTGCGGCAGACCTTCTGCTGAAGTTTTACTTGGGACTTTGGACGGGAAAAAATTTAAAGGTGATCTGCTTAGCTATGAGGGAACCTTTAGAGTGGGCTATGGTGTAATGAGATTCAATGTTATATCTGAAGATAGCTCAAAGGTTGAAAAATTAGAATTATTGAGATTACAGGATTATGAAAAAAGAGTAAGGAGCGGCGGCCCTTATGTGAGACTGGCAAGAGAAAGCCTTACAACTTATTTAAACACAGGCCATGTTATGAAAACTATTCCAGACTATGTAACAGATGATATGAAAAATACCAGGAGAGGTGTATTTGTATCTTTAAAAAAGCATGGAGATTTAAGAGGATGCATTGGAACTATATTTCCTGCAACAGTTAGTATTGCAGAAGAAATAATACGCAATGCAGTGGAAGCAGGCATTAATGATCCAAGATTTAATGAGGTTGAAAAAGAAGAGCTTATGGATATTTCATTTTCAGTGGATGTTTTAACAGAGCCTGAGCTATGCTCAAAAGATGAATTAAACCCTAAGGAATACGGAGTAATTGTAAAGAGCAAGGGAAAGACTGGATTATTACTTCCTGATTTAGAGGGAGTAGATACTATAGAGGAGCAGGTATCCATTGCCTTGAAAAAGGCTGGAATAAGACCTTATGATGAGTATTCCACAGAAAGATTTAAAGTAATCAGATATAAAGAAGGTTAA
- the proS gene encoding proline--tRNA ligase: MGKQKKFVEEITAMDEDFAKWYTDIVKKAELVDYSCVKGCMIIRPYGYAIWENAQKYLDGKFKEMGHENVYMPMFIPESLLQKEKDHVEGFAPEVAWVTYGGGQELTERLCVRPTSETLFCDHYAKIIHSYNDLPKKYNQWCSVVRWEKTTRPFLRTTEFLWQEGHTAHATAEESEKETIDMLNVYADFFENILAIPVIKGQKTEKEKFAGAAATYTIESLMHDGKALQSGTSHNFGDNFSKAFNIQYTDKNGKLQYVYQTSWGMTTRIIGAIIMVHGDDSGLKLPPKIAPTQVMIVPIAQHKEGVIEKAQELKERISKVARVGIDVSDKMPGWKFNEYEMKGIPIRVEVGPKDIEKNQAVLVRRDTREKIFVSFDEIEAKITELLDDIQNSMYEKAKQHRDKNTYSAVTLDEFKKIAETKPGFIKAMWCGDKACEDKLKEVAGVTSRCIPFEQEKLSDKCVCCGKEAKHMVYWGKAY, encoded by the coding sequence ATGGGAAAACAGAAAAAATTTGTGGAAGAAATAACAGCAATGGATGAAGATTTTGCTAAGTGGTATACTGATATCGTAAAAAAGGCTGAACTTGTTGATTATTCATGTGTCAAAGGGTGTATGATTATACGACCTTATGGATATGCAATTTGGGAAAATGCTCAAAAGTACTTGGATGGAAAGTTTAAGGAAATGGGCCATGAAAATGTATATATGCCTATGTTCATACCTGAAAGTCTGCTTCAGAAGGAAAAAGATCATGTTGAAGGCTTTGCTCCAGAAGTTGCATGGGTAACTTATGGCGGCGGACAGGAACTTACAGAAAGATTATGTGTTCGTCCTACATCAGAAACTTTATTCTGCGATCATTATGCAAAAATAATTCATTCTTATAATGATTTGCCAAAGAAGTATAACCAGTGGTGTTCTGTAGTAAGATGGGAAAAAACAACAAGACCATTTTTGAGAACAACCGAATTTTTATGGCAGGAAGGCCACACAGCCCATGCAACAGCTGAAGAATCCGAAAAAGAAACTATAGACATGCTAAATGTTTATGCTGATTTTTTTGAAAATATTTTAGCTATACCAGTTATTAAAGGACAAAAAACAGAAAAGGAAAAGTTTGCAGGAGCAGCTGCAACTTATACAATTGAAAGCTTGATGCATGATGGAAAAGCACTGCAAAGCGGTACATCTCATAACTTTGGAGATAATTTCTCAAAGGCTTTTAATATTCAATACACTGATAAAAATGGTAAGCTTCAATATGTATATCAAACCTCATGGGGGATGACAACCAGAATTATAGGTGCCATCATAATGGTTCATGGTGACGACAGCGGACTTAAGCTTCCACCTAAAATTGCTCCTACACAGGTTATGATAGTGCCTATTGCTCAGCATAAAGAGGGAGTTATTGAAAAGGCTCAAGAGCTTAAAGAAAGAATTTCAAAGGTAGCCAGGGTTGGCATTGATGTCAGCGATAAAATGCCTGGATGGAAATTCAATGAATATGAAATGAAGGGTATTCCAATTCGTGTGGAAGTTGGACCAAAGGATATAGAAAAAAATCAGGCAGTACTTGTTAGACGTGATACAAGAGAAAAGATATTTGTCTCTTTTGATGAAATTGAAGCCAAAATTACTGAGCTATTAGATGATATTCAAAATTCTATGTATGAAAAAGCAAAACAGCACAGAGATAAAAATACTTACTCGGCAGTAACCTTAGACGAGTTTAAGAAAATTGCAGAAACCAAACCAGGATTCATAAAAGCTATGTGGTGCGGTGATAAGGCTTGCGAAGATAAGCTTAAAGAGGTTGCAGGAGTAACTTCAAGATGTATTCCATTTGAACAGGAAAAGCTTTCAGACAAGTGTGTATGCTGCGGAAAAGAAGCAAAGCACATGGTTTACTGGGGAAAGGCATACTAA
- a CDS encoding NYN domain-containing protein encodes MEKDKRIAVLIDADNVSEKYIKYILDEISNLGTPTYKRIYGDWTRPQLAPWKNVLLNYSISPIQQYSYTTGKNSTDAALIIDAMDILYSHNVDGFCIVSSDSDFTKLAARLREAGMYVIGMGEKKTPTPFISACEKFKYLEVLESMASKDETENIKEVHKQEEQKVGMTSKDKLIETIKTIITEVSDEDGWAFLGEVGGILNKRFPDFDTRNYGYNKLTPFVSSLHCFEIRSTKTSNPSISLKYIRNR; translated from the coding sequence ATGGAAAAGGATAAGAGAATAGCTGTGCTTATTGATGCAGATAATGTATCAGAAAAATACATAAAATATATCTTAGATGAAATTTCAAATCTTGGAACTCCAACTTATAAAAGAATCTATGGTGACTGGACAAGACCACAGCTGGCTCCATGGAAAAATGTATTACTTAATTATTCTATTAGTCCGATACAGCAGTACAGCTACACAACTGGGAAAAATTCCACTGATGCGGCTTTAATAATTGATGCAATGGATATACTTTATTCACACAATGTGGATGGCTTTTGTATTGTATCTAGTGATAGTGATTTCACTAAACTGGCAGCACGCCTTAGAGAAGCAGGTATGTATGTTATAGGAATGGGAGAAAAGAAAACACCTACTCCTTTTATATCAGCCTGTGAGAAGTTTAAGTATCTTGAGGTATTAGAGTCAATGGCATCTAAAGATGAAACTGAAAACATTAAGGAAGTACATAAACAGGAAGAGCAGAAAGTCGGCATGACAAGCAAGGATAAATTAATAGAGACAATTAAAACAATTATTACAGAGGTTTCGGATGAAGACGGATGGGCATTTTTAGGAGAAGTAGGGGGAATATTGAACAAGAGATTCCCTGATTTTGACACTAGAAATTATGGATATAATAAACTTACACCTTTTGTGTCATCATTACATTGTTTTGAAATCAGGTCAACAAAAACCAGTAACCCAAGCATTAGCCTGAAATATATAAGAAACAGATAA
- a CDS encoding Gfo/Idh/MocA family oxidoreductase, whose amino-acid sequence MDRKLKIGIVGLGNIAQKVYLPFLTKETDWNLVGAYSPTESRRKQICKEYRIKDFSNLSNLISSCDAVFVHSSTDSHFQVISEALNMEKDVYVDKPLASTVEQSERLVDLSKRKGRKLMVGFNRRFAPMYIEAKKQVNNVAWIRVEKHRIKSSSQVDFKFTLLDDYIHLVDTARWLGEPSGPIEGHVEINEKNQMIYAEHNYISENKNRIFLAMHRSAGTNLEQLEIVGENAIVRVKNMDTMEIEREGKVITNSSPSWETIIKRRGFEDAIMHFINSVIGDTEPSINGEEALKSQILVKQIIEKTGTVK is encoded by the coding sequence ATGGATAGAAAACTTAAAATAGGAATAGTTGGACTTGGAAACATTGCACAAAAGGTTTATCTTCCTTTTCTTACTAAAGAGACGGACTGGAATTTAGTGGGGGCATATTCTCCTACAGAAAGCAGAAGAAAACAAATATGCAAAGAATATAGAATTAAAGACTTTTCAAATCTAAGTAATTTAATCAGCAGCTGTGACGCTGTTTTTGTTCACAGTTCAACTGATTCCCATTTTCAAGTAATATCTGAAGCATTAAATATGGAGAAGGATGTTTATGTGGACAAACCTCTGGCTTCAACTGTTGAGCAATCTGAACGATTAGTTGATTTAAGTAAAAGAAAAGGCAGAAAGCTTATGGTAGGCTTTAACAGACGATTTGCACCGATGTATATAGAAGCAAAAAAACAAGTTAACAATGTGGCTTGGATAAGAGTAGAAAAGCATAGAATAAAATCAAGTTCACAAGTAGATTTCAAATTTACTCTGCTGGATGATTACATTCATTTAGTTGATACTGCAAGATGGCTTGGAGAGCCTTCAGGACCCATTGAAGGGCATGTTGAAATTAATGAAAAAAATCAAATGATTTATGCTGAACATAATTATATTTCAGAGAATAAAAATCGAATCTTCCTTGCAATGCACAGAAGTGCGGGAACAAATCTGGAGCAGCTTGAGATTGTAGGTGAAAATGCAATAGTAAGGGTTAAAAACATGGATACTATGGAAATTGAAAGGGAAGGAAAGGTTATAACAAACAGTTCACCTTCCTGGGAGACAATTATTAAAAGAAGAGGATTTGAAGATGCAATAATGCATTTTATAAATTCGGTTATTGGAGACACTGAGCCATCAATCAATGGTGAGGAAGCACTAAAATCGCAGATTCTTGTGAAACAGATCATTGAAAAAACAGGGACGGTTAAGTAA
- the tlp gene encoding small acid-soluble spore protein Tlp: MSDKPKPDDRRNNVDRIQYNIDKTIQNCELADEMIAKTDDEKAKKNLKEKNKRRESSLESMRKEIKDEAIDKRNGYK, translated from the coding sequence ATGAGTGATAAACCAAAACCAGATGATAGAAGAAATAATGTGGATAGAATTCAATATAATATTGATAAAACCATTCAAAATTGTGAACTTGCTGATGAAATGATTGCTAAAACAGATGATGAAAAAGCTAAGAAGAACCTTAAGGAAAAAAATAAAAGAAGAGAATCTTCTCTTGAGTCCATGAGAAAAGAAATCAAAGATGAAGCAATTGATAAACGAAATGGTTATAAATAA
- a CDS encoding rod shape-determining protein — MRFFDTSSDIGIDLGTSNTLLYVKGKGILLNEPSVVAVNSRTRKILAIGSDAKSMIGRTPKDVTTINPLKGGVIADFDLAQEMIKKFIEKVSGKVVFKNSRIAISHPSGVTDVEKRAIDASIKQAGTGKVMLVEEPVAAAIGAGLPINEPVGSMIVNIGGGTTEAAVISLQGIVTNKTLRTAGDDIDNSIIEYVKKEYNLMIGEVTAEKVKIEIGSVFPENDQDEKNIEIKGRDLITGLPRAVIITEGEIRQIIKGVVTLIINAIKDTIEQTPPELAADVMERGIMLSGGGALLRGLDKLIYDELHMSAYIAENPIECVALGTGKCLDMIDKI, encoded by the coding sequence ATGAGATTTTTTGATACTTCTAGCGATATAGGAATTGATTTAGGAACCTCTAATACTTTATTATATGTGAAAGGAAAAGGTATATTACTAAATGAACCATCTGTTGTAGCAGTAAACAGCAGAACCAGAAAAATTTTAGCTATTGGTTCTGATGCAAAAAGTATGATAGGAAGGACACCTAAAGATGTTACCACAATAAATCCTCTAAAGGGCGGGGTCATTGCCGACTTTGACTTAGCACAGGAAATGATTAAAAAGTTTATAGAAAAGGTTAGCGGCAAAGTTGTTTTCAAAAATTCAAGGATTGCAATTTCCCATCCTTCAGGGGTTACAGATGTTGAAAAGAGAGCAATTGATGCTTCAATAAAACAGGCAGGCACAGGTAAGGTTATGCTTGTAGAGGAACCTGTGGCAGCTGCAATAGGAGCAGGACTTCCTATAAATGAACCAGTTGGCAGCATGATTGTGAATATAGGCGGAGGCACTACTGAGGCTGCAGTTATTTCTCTTCAGGGAATTGTTACAAACAAGACTTTGAGAACAGCAGGAGATGACATTGACAATTCAATTATTGAATATGTAAAAAAGGAATATAACCTTATGATAGGCGAAGTAACAGCTGAAAAAGTAAAAATTGAAATAGGCTCTGTATTTCCCGAAAATGACCAGGATGAAAAAAACATTGAAATAAAAGGAAGAGATTTAATTACAGGACTCCCAAGGGCGGTTATAATTACTGAAGGAGAAATAAGGCAGATCATAAAAGGAGTTGTTACCTTAATAATTAATGCAATTAAAGATACAATTGAACAAACACCTCCTGAATTAGCTGCGGATGTAATGGAAAGAGGCATAATGCTTTCTGGAGGAGGAGCACTTTTGCGGGGGCTGGACAAGCTTATATATGATGAGCTTCATATGAGTGCTTATATAGCAGAAAACCCAATTGAATGTGTTGCCCTTGGTACAGGTAAGTGCTTGGACATGATTGATAAAATTTAA
- a CDS encoding PfkB family carbohydrate kinase, which produces MTKREKEILQLIKEKPMISQKELAAELNITRSSVAVHITNLLKKGCILGKGYIVASEDEYVSIVGGTNIDIQGFPNNKLILHDSNPGKVKISLGGVGRNVGENLVRLGINTRLISAVGNDIYGNKILDEARDMGLNMEESLIMDGQSTSTYLSILNETGDMEAAIAHMDIFDKITPRFIASKKQVIENSAVCVIDTNIPRDVIEYILTNFKDVDFFLDTVSTTKCQKVKDFIGYFHTIKPNKLEVEILTGIKINKDEDLKKAAEYLLNKGVKNVFITLGEDGIFYDNGSEYGKIKSPKIKVVNATGAGDAFVAALVYSYLKKFSTEYAGRFAIAASILALSHENTINPNMSIENVNNKMKELKLC; this is translated from the coding sequence ATGACAAAAAGAGAAAAAGAAATCTTACAGTTAATAAAAGAAAAGCCTATGATATCGCAAAAGGAGCTGGCTGCTGAATTAAATATTACTCGTTCTTCTGTGGCAGTTCATATAACTAATTTACTTAAAAAGGGCTGTATACTTGGAAAAGGTTATATAGTTGCAAGTGAAGATGAATATGTAAGTATTGTTGGAGGAACAAACATAGATATTCAGGGATTCCCCAATAATAAACTTATCCTTCATGATTCTAACCCAGGGAAAGTAAAGATATCCTTAGGCGGTGTAGGAAGAAATGTTGGTGAAAATCTTGTGAGACTTGGTATAAATACAAGGCTTATTAGTGCTGTGGGTAATGATATCTATGGCAATAAAATATTAGATGAAGCCAGGGATATGGGCCTTAACATGGAAGAATCCTTAATAATGGATGGGCAAAGCACTTCTACTTATTTATCTATTCTTAATGAAACCGGAGACATGGAGGCAGCCATAGCACATATGGATATTTTCGATAAAATTACTCCCAGATTTATTGCTTCAAAAAAACAGGTTATTGAAAATTCTGCAGTTTGTGTCATTGATACCAATATTCCCAGAGATGTTATTGAATATATTTTAACAAACTTTAAAGATGTGGATTTTTTTCTTGATACTGTGTCTACCACAAAATGTCAAAAAGTCAAGGATTTCATAGGATATTTTCATACTATTAAGCCAAATAAGCTGGAAGTGGAAATATTAACAGGAATAAAAATTAATAAGGATGAAGATTTAAAGAAGGCTGCAGAATATTTACTGAATAAAGGTGTTAAAAATGTGTTTATTACATTAGGTGAAGATGGAATTTTCTATGACAACGGCAGTGAATATGGAAAAATCAAATCTCCTAAGATAAAGGTAGTAAACGCAACTGGTGCAGGGGACGCTTTTGTAGCAGCTCTGGTTTACAGCTACCTAAAAAAGTTTTCTACAGAATATGCAGGAAGATTTGCCATAGCAGCATCCATTCTTGCATTGTCACATGAAAATACTATTAATCCTAATATGAGTATTGAAAATGTAAATAATAAAATGAAGGAGTTAAAATTATGCTAG
- a CDS encoding pseudouridine-5'-phosphate glycosidase, which translates to MLEKYLDINPEVKKALNEGKAIVALESTIISHGMPYPQNVETALNVEKIVKDNGAVPATIAILNGKLKVGLTKDEIEYLGKKGTAVVKTSRRDIPFIISKKLDGATTVASTMIIANLAGIKVFGTGGIGGVHRGAQQTFDISADLQELAHTNVAVVCAGAKSILDLGLTLEYLETQGVPVVGFGTEELPAFYTRKSGFKVDYRVDSEKELALALKAKWDLGLNGGMIVANPIPEQYQMDYDTINKAIDQALKEADKQGIKGKATTPFLLAKVKDITGGASLDSNIQLVYSNVKVAARLAVELGRLTD; encoded by the coding sequence ATGCTAGAGAAATACTTAGACATTAACCCAGAAGTTAAAAAAGCTTTAAATGAGGGAAAAGCAATAGTTGCCCTTGAATCCACAATTATATCTCATGGAATGCCATATCCTCAAAATGTGGAAACCGCATTAAATGTTGAAAAAATAGTTAAAGATAACGGTGCAGTTCCAGCTACCATAGCCATTCTAAATGGTAAATTGAAGGTTGGTCTTACTAAAGATGAAATAGAGTATTTAGGTAAAAAAGGAACAGCTGTTGTTAAAACCAGCAGAAGAGATATTCCATTTATTATTTCAAAAAAATTAGATGGAGCTACAACTGTAGCATCAACTATGATAATTGCCAATTTGGCAGGTATAAAAGTATTTGGGACAGGCGGAATCGGCGGAGTACACAGAGGAGCTCAGCAGACTTTTGATATTTCTGCAGATCTTCAGGAGCTTGCACATACAAATGTAGCTGTAGTATGTGCCGGAGCAAAGTCAATACTTGATCTTGGATTAACTTTAGAATATCTTGAGACTCAGGGCGTTCCAGTGGTTGGATTTGGCACTGAAGAGCTTCCGGCTTTCTATACAAGAAAAAGCGGATTTAAGGTTGATTACCGTGTAGATAGTGAAAAAGAATTAGCATTAGCACTTAAAGCGAAATGGGATTTAGGATTAAACGGCGGGATGATTGTTGCAAATCCTATTCCAGAGCAATATCAAATGGACTATGACACAATAAATAAAGCCATAGACCAGGCACTTAAGGAAGCAGATAAGCAAGGAATTAAAGGCAAAGCAACTACCCCATTCCTTCTGGCAAAGGTAAAAGATATAACAGGTGGAGCCAGCCTGGATTCCAATATACAGCTTGTGTACAGTAACGTAAAGGTAGCCGCCAGGTTGGCTGTTGAGTTGGGACGGTTAACAGATTAG
- a CDS encoding lysylphosphatidylglycerol synthase transmembrane domain-containing protein — MKNKILNSIIVVVSAIIFISFFVFNKGTNSLIKELKSLNTFWVLLSIMLMILYLTFEMLSLYIITKTFYKTDNLLSNSIKLEIIGQFFGAVTPFSAGSHAGQLYAMAENKMPIGTAGSILMIKFIIYQSINIIILLLAFLFKFNYFNSKVNYFLYFSIAGLFIHVIIMICAIMVLVNKKITENILMFIFKMLNKIKIIKNAKVSYEKIEIELNNFHKNAHLIAEHKKMCTYASIFTFLQCAAFFSIPYCIYKSFGFNSADIFTLIAAQIFLINFMAIIPLPGAEGGAEGGFYLIYNLFFKSGTIITAIFIWRILTYYSVIALGGIFTFVRPHSNSLKNKN; from the coding sequence ATGAAAAACAAAATATTAAATTCCATTATAGTAGTAGTATCTGCCATTATTTTTATATCATTTTTTGTTTTCAATAAGGGAACAAATTCTTTGATCAAAGAACTTAAATCATTGAATACTTTCTGGGTGCTTTTAAGCATTATGCTTATGATTTTATATTTAACCTTTGAAATGCTTTCACTTTACATTATAACTAAAACCTTTTATAAAACAGATAATCTTCTTAGTAATTCAATTAAGCTTGAGATCATAGGGCAGTTTTTTGGGGCAGTTACACCTTTTTCAGCTGGAAGCCATGCAGGGCAGCTTTATGCAATGGCTGAAAATAAAATGCCCATTGGAACAGCTGGCTCGATTTTAATGATAAAATTTATAATATATCAAAGTATAAACATAATTATTCTGCTGTTGGCATTTTTATTTAAGTTTAATTATTTTAACTCAAAAGTTAACTATTTTCTTTATTTTTCTATTGCAGGGCTCTTCATTCATGTGATTATTATGATATGTGCAATAATGGTTTTAGTTAATAAGAAAATAACTGAAAATATTTTAATGTTTATTTTTAAGATGCTTAATAAAATCAAAATTATAAAAAATGCTAAAGTGTCATATGAAAAAATTGAAATTGAGCTTAATAATTTTCACAAAAATGCTCATTTAATAGCTGAGCATAAAAAAATGTGCACTTATGCATCTATATTCACTTTTCTTCAATGTGCAGCTTTTTTCAGTATACCTTATTGTATTTACAAAAGCTTTGGTTTTAATTCCGCTGATATATTTACTTTAATTGCTGCTCAAATCTTTTTAATTAATTTTATGGCAATCATTCCCCTTCCTGGTGCAGAAGGAGGTGCAGAGGGTGGATTTTATTTAATTTACAACTTATTTTTTAAATCCGGTACCATTATAACTGCAATTTTTATATGGAGAATTCTAACTTATTATTCAGTGATAGCTTTAGGAGGTATATTTACCTTTGTAAGGCCCCATAGTAATTCACTAAAGAATAAAAACTAA
- a CDS encoding nitroreductase family protein produces MLDLLKQRRSIRKYQAHSIEEDKIESLKKALLLAPSSRNLKHLQFMFIDNKELLEKISNCKPGALFLKNSALGIVIIGDESISDTWIEDASIASIIVQLEAEDLGIGSCWIQIRNRKHNDDKTAEDYVRELLNIKENYRIESIISIGYKGETKDPYSENNLDFSRIHINKF; encoded by the coding sequence ATGTTAGATTTATTAAAACAAAGAAGAAGTATTAGGAAATATCAGGCGCATAGTATAGAAGAGGATAAAATTGAATCTTTAAAGAAAGCACTGCTTTTAGCGCCATCTTCAAGGAATTTAAAGCATCTGCAGTTTATGTTTATTGATAATAAGGAATTACTGGAGAAGATTTCAAACTGTAAACCTGGTGCATTATTTTTAAAGAATTCAGCTCTTGGAATAGTAATTATAGGTGATGAAAGTATTAGCGATACCTGGATTGAAGATGCTTCTATAGCTTCTATTATTGTGCAGTTAGAAGCTGAGGACTTGGGGATTGGCTCATGCTGGATTCAAATTAGAAACAGGAAGCATAATGATGATAAAACAGCAGAGGACTATGTAAGGGAACTTCTTAATATAAAAGAAAATTACAGAATAGAAAGTATAATTTCCATAGGCTATAAAGGTGAAACAAAAGATCCCTATAGTGAGAATAATTTAGATTTTTCCAGAATTCATATAAATAAATTTTAA
- a CDS encoding transposase, producing the protein MLSLPRTERIKMENAIYHVMVRSITEVPLFKKDDDKDKYLKQMKDYQTIFGFKVYAYCIMTNHAHFIIDSNGADISKIMHGLNFKYAVTYNRIHDRHGHVFQDRFKSKIVDTDRYLITLSAYIHNNPLKIKGYENCPEKYKYSSLKVYLGLKKDETGLLDEAYIMQMLGENANNARDRYLKFVYMCDKEKLKREMEFEDEKTEYRSQRKVLVRNFSPEKIIAFICEETGTEKLMMYMKNSRNNKEARALAVLLMRSLCNFKIKHICQILGNITESRVSKLCSVGVELISTEDRYKDIVNKFILQQVS; encoded by the coding sequence GTGCTTTCATTGCCAAGAACTGAAAGAATAAAAATGGAAAATGCAATATATCATGTTATGGTGAGAAGTATAACCGAGGTTCCTTTGTTTAAAAAAGATGATGACAAAGACAAATACTTGAAACAGATGAAGGATTATCAAACAATATTTGGATTCAAGGTATATGCTTATTGTATCATGACTAACCATGCACATTTTATAATCGATTCCAATGGGGCAGACATATCAAAAATAATGCATGGATTGAATTTTAAATATGCAGTTACTTATAATAGGATTCATGATAGGCATGGACATGTGTTTCAAGATAGATTTAAGAGCAAAATAGTTGATACTGATAGATATCTAATTACTTTATCAGCTTATATTCACAATAATCCTTTAAAAATAAAGGGTTATGAAAACTGTCCTGAAAAGTATAAATATTCAAGCTTAAAAGTGTATTTGGGTCTTAAAAAGGATGAAACAGGTCTTTTAGATGAAGCATATATAATGCAAATGCTAGGTGAAAATGCAAATAATGCAAGAGATAGGTATTTAAAGTTTGTATATATGTGTGACAAAGAAAAGCTAAAAAGGGAAATGGAATTTGAAGATGAAAAGACTGAGTATAGAAGTCAGAGAAAGGTACTGGTTAGAAATTTCAGCCCGGAGAAGATAATAGCCTTCATTTGTGAAGAAACAGGAACGGAAAAGCTAATGATGTATATGAAGAACAGCAGAAATAATAAGGAAGCAAGAGCATTAGCAGTGCTTTTAATGAGAAGCCTCTGTAATTTTAAAATTAAGCATATCTGCCAGATCCTTGGTAATATTACGGAATCTAGAGTTTCGAAGCTTTGTTCCGTAGGAGTTGAACTTATATCTACGGAGGATAGGTACAAGGATATTGTAAATAAATTTATTCTTCAGCAGGTTTCTTGA